One genomic region from Bradyrhizobium icense encodes:
- a CDS encoding ribose-phosphate pyrophosphokinase, whose translation MAAKNGSIKLVAGNSNPALAQEIANWLHLPLTKAVVRRFADMEIFVEIQENVRGSDVYIIQSTSFPANDHLMELLIITDALRRASARRITAVIPYFGYARQDRKVGSRAPISAKLVANLITHAGVDRVMTLDLHAAQIQGFFDIPVDNLFASPVMVRDIKERFDLGNVMVVSPDVGGVVRARGLAKRINTPLAIIDKRRERAGESEVMNVIGDCAGYTCILIDDIVDSGGTLVNAADALIANGAKEVYAYISHGVLSGGAAARIASSKMKELVITDSILPTEAVNKAANIRTLSIAPLIAEAISRTASEESVSSLFD comes from the coding sequence ATGGCGGCCAAGAACGGCTCGATCAAGCTGGTCGCTGGCAATTCCAACCCCGCGCTGGCCCAGGAAATCGCGAACTGGCTGCATCTGCCGCTGACCAAGGCGGTGGTCCGGCGCTTTGCGGACATGGAAATCTTCGTCGAAATCCAGGAAAACGTCCGCGGTTCGGACGTCTACATCATCCAGTCGACGTCGTTTCCGGCCAACGACCACCTGATGGAACTTCTGATCATCACCGACGCGCTGCGCCGGGCTTCCGCGCGCCGCATCACCGCCGTCATCCCCTATTTCGGCTACGCCCGCCAGGACCGCAAGGTCGGCTCGCGCGCACCGATTTCCGCCAAGCTGGTCGCCAACCTGATTACGCACGCCGGCGTCGACCGCGTCATGACGCTCGATCTTCACGCCGCCCAGATCCAGGGCTTCTTCGATATTCCGGTCGACAATCTCTTCGCCTCGCCGGTGATGGTGCGGGACATCAAGGAGCGCTTCGACCTCGGCAATGTGATGGTGGTGTCGCCCGACGTCGGCGGCGTGGTGCGAGCCCGTGGATTGGCCAAGCGCATCAACACGCCGCTCGCCATCATCGACAAGCGCCGCGAGCGCGCCGGTGAATCCGAGGTTATGAACGTGATCGGCGACTGCGCCGGCTACACCTGCATCCTGATCGACGACATCGTCGATTCCGGCGGCACGCTGGTGAACGCGGCCGACGCCCTGATCGCCAACGGCGCCAAGGAAGTCTACGCCTATATCAGCCACGGCGTGCTCTCGGGCGGCGCAGCCGCGCGCATCGCCTCGTCGAAAATGAAAGAGCTCGTGATCACCGACTCGATCCTGCCGACGGAGGCGGTCAACAAGGCCGCCAACATCCGCACGCTGTCGATCGCGCCCCTGATCGCGGAGGCGATCAGCCGC
- a CDS encoding NADP-dependent oxidoreductase — protein MRAFVLDGYGATADHVRLAEIADPAPGLEDVLIEIHAASLNPIDFKIVHGDLKRVSKYRLPRPFGFDASGIVLSTGARAIRFKPGDAVYVRASRETIGTFAEKIALPEKLVAPKPAAISYTEAAALPLVGLTTLQGFARVKARAGQRILIHAGAGGIGTFAIQYARHLGLHVTTTTSSKNVDFVKSLGADRVIAYDRENYLEAGGGYDIVYDTLGGAFTVDAFKIVKRGGAVISLSGPPDRDFARREGAGWLVRAAVWFMSRKVYAASAEAGASYCWFFTEPSGDQLREIAELVDRGAIKPVIDREFAFEQLPAALTYLEAGRARGKVVLRVK, from the coding sequence ATGCGAGCCTTTGTTCTCGACGGCTATGGCGCGACCGCCGACCATGTCCGCCTTGCCGAAATCGCCGATCCGGCCCCGGGTCTCGAGGACGTCCTGATCGAAATCCATGCCGCCAGCCTCAATCCGATCGACTTCAAGATCGTGCATGGCGACCTGAAGCGCGTCTCGAAATACCGACTCCCACGCCCGTTCGGCTTCGATGCCAGCGGTATCGTGCTGTCCACGGGTGCGCGCGCTATCAGGTTCAAACCGGGCGATGCGGTCTACGTGCGTGCCTCGCGCGAGACCATCGGCACGTTCGCCGAAAAGATCGCGCTGCCGGAGAAATTGGTGGCGCCCAAGCCGGCCGCCATCTCGTATACGGAAGCCGCGGCGCTGCCGCTGGTGGGATTAACGACCCTGCAGGGATTTGCACGCGTCAAGGCGCGCGCCGGCCAGCGCATTCTGATCCACGCCGGCGCCGGCGGGATCGGCACGTTCGCGATCCAGTATGCCAGGCATCTCGGCCTTCACGTCACCACGACCACGAGTTCGAAGAACGTCGATTTCGTCAAGTCGCTAGGCGCCGACAGGGTGATCGCCTATGACCGCGAGAACTATCTCGAAGCGGGCGGCGGTTACGACATCGTCTACGACACGCTCGGCGGTGCATTCACGGTCGATGCCTTCAAGATCGTGAAGCGGGGCGGCGCCGTGATTTCCTTGAGCGGGCCACCCGATCGCGATTTCGCCCGGCGCGAGGGCGCCGGCTGGCTGGTCCGTGCGGCGGTCTGGTTCATGAGCCGCAAGGTCTATGCCGCGAGCGCCGAGGCCGGTGCGAGTTATTGCTGGTTTTTCACCGAGCCGAGTGGCGATCAGTTGCGCGAGATCGCCGAGCTCGTCGATCGCGGCGCGATCAAGCCGGTGATCGATCGCGAATTTGCCTTCGAGCAGTTGCCGGCGGCGCTCACCTACCTGGAAGCCGGCCGGGCGCGGGGAAAGGTGGTACTGCGGGTGAAGTAG
- the pgeF gene encoding peptidoglycan editing factor PgeF, translating into MTFGSSLLAAIPGLRHAFFTRAGGVSGGIYEGLNGGLGSNDDPACVAENRRRMAEQMGVAPEHLLSVHQIHSPDAVVASGPWQGDKPRADALVTRTEGIAIGVTAADCGPILFADPTARVIGAAHAGWKGALTGVLESTIDAMEKLGAERSGIVVAIGPLIRQHSYEVGSEFVERFLDADAENGMFFIPSVRSGHSMFDLAGFIRMRLENAGILMIDDLGVDTYSDKRFYSYRRSVHRKEPDYGRHVHAIALASE; encoded by the coding sequence ATGACCTTCGGATCGTCGTTGCTCGCAGCCATTCCCGGGCTGCGCCACGCGTTCTTCACCCGCGCGGGCGGGGTATCGGGTGGAATTTACGAAGGCCTCAATGGCGGCCTCGGCTCCAACGACGATCCGGCCTGCGTCGCGGAAAATCGCCGCCGGATGGCGGAGCAAATGGGCGTTGCGCCCGAGCACCTTCTCAGCGTTCACCAGATCCATTCGCCCGATGCCGTGGTGGCGAGCGGACCTTGGCAAGGCGACAAACCGCGCGCCGACGCGCTCGTCACCCGCACGGAAGGTATTGCCATCGGCGTCACCGCCGCGGATTGCGGCCCCATCCTGTTCGCCGATCCGACCGCCCGCGTGATCGGCGCGGCACACGCCGGCTGGAAGGGCGCGCTGACCGGCGTGCTGGAATCCACCATCGACGCGATGGAGAAACTCGGCGCCGAGCGCAGTGGCATCGTCGTCGCGATCGGCCCGCTGATCCGCCAGCACTCCTACGAAGTCGGCAGCGAATTCGTGGAGCGCTTCCTGGATGCCGACGCGGAGAATGGCATGTTCTTCATCCCCTCGGTTCGATCAGGACATTCGATGTTCGATCTCGCCGGCTTCATCCGCATGCGGCTGGAGAATGCCGGGATCCTGATGATCGACGATCTCGGCGTCGACACCTATTCCGACAAGCGTTTTTATAGCTACCGCCGCTCGGTGCACCGGAAGGAGCCGGACTACGGCCGTCATGTTCATGCGATTGCGTTGGCGAGCGAGTAA